A genomic window from Leptospira andrefontaineae includes:
- a CDS encoding phosphoethanolamine transferase → MGTINKKNILEMFSRYSVWVLPAIILISDIIVRDEILPTFKPLQWAFYFLSFIYSIILYSAAIILLRILYQQKSKIAYYIVFSLILSFYVGTLLGSYGYYAYTGIMPNFFVFSFIFHEPLNSWTIVEGGFTKSSLVFGLLAFIVLGVSLWFTATKEPLKYKFQIPVRIGVVIVFLAISGFLHNNTRFNDQVYVSDTNTIAFVWRNLYNHLTGDSLGSAGLQSRNKPRLPQIGSNPKFNVLFVVTESLRKGSLGVYGYERNTTPFMSKFAQTADRSQYFLFKKAYSNSSSTLLSFPSILTGVSPSQPVPMTHTYPLFWEYGKSAGLSTFYITSHNLQWNNFEGFFKNSGVDFLWDKERSGLKVFNDIGIDDRETVKEFKRYLTEFKTSGKRFAGVLHFNTNHFPYIVPEESKFFPVDSVPDQYDNSVRHMDSLLEEVYAYLKKEGFLENTVVIFTSDHGESLFEHDYLGHIDSNYVETVAIPMLLYIPNSLKESVNLQALRRNTDRPVANTDLIPTFIDILNLENNSAIKKYSANLEGKSLLKDIYGDRRIIITNNNEISLYKVGISYIKGNYHYIMNLNSNPSKERLFDLSKDPKELKDLWAEVSEESKIHFREVVKDCSICVELFTSQGLEYLTSEEDLETAELKRSSTKPAAF, encoded by the coding sequence ATGGGAACTATAAATAAAAAAAATATACTAGAGATGTTCTCCCGTTATTCTGTCTGGGTTCTGCCTGCAATAATACTAATTTCGGACATCATTGTCAGAGATGAGATATTACCTACTTTCAAACCCTTACAGTGGGCGTTTTATTTTCTCTCATTTATCTATTCAATAATTCTATATTCTGCAGCGATCATTCTTCTCAGAATACTCTACCAACAAAAATCTAAGATAGCATACTATATCGTATTCTCTCTGATCTTATCTTTTTATGTAGGAACATTATTAGGTTCTTACGGATACTATGCGTATACCGGGATTATGCCTAACTTCTTTGTGTTCTCTTTTATATTCCACGAACCGTTGAACAGTTGGACAATCGTGGAAGGCGGATTTACTAAATCCTCTTTAGTTTTCGGACTTTTAGCCTTTATAGTATTAGGAGTTTCTCTTTGGTTCACGGCAACCAAGGAACCTCTGAAATACAAATTCCAAATACCTGTACGGATCGGAGTAGTGATCGTATTTTTAGCGATTAGTGGTTTCTTACATAATAATACAAGATTTAACGATCAAGTATATGTCTCCGATACCAATACAATCGCATTCGTTTGGAGAAACTTATACAACCACCTAACAGGAGATAGTTTAGGATCTGCCGGGTTACAATCCAGGAATAAACCTAGACTTCCTCAAATAGGTTCTAATCCTAAATTCAATGTTCTATTTGTAGTAACAGAAAGTTTAAGAAAAGGAAGTTTAGGGGTATATGGTTACGAAAGAAATACCACTCCTTTCATGTCCAAATTCGCTCAAACAGCGGATCGCAGCCAATACTTCTTATTTAAAAAGGCTTATTCAAATTCCAGTTCTACTCTTCTTTCTTTTCCAAGTATATTAACTGGTGTCTCTCCTTCACAACCCGTTCCGATGACTCATACTTATCCTTTGTTCTGGGAGTATGGAAAATCCGCAGGACTTTCTACATTCTATATCACTAGCCATAACCTACAGTGGAATAACTTTGAAGGATTTTTCAAAAACTCAGGGGTCGATTTCCTTTGGGATAAAGAAAGAAGTGGCTTAAAAGTATTCAACGATATCGGTATCGACGATAGAGAGACCGTAAAAGAATTTAAAAGATATCTTACCGAATTTAAAACCTCAGGCAAAAGATTCGCCGGAGTTTTGCACTTCAATACGAATCATTTTCCATACATAGTGCCTGAAGAATCCAAGTTCTTTCCAGTAGATTCAGTTCCGGATCAGTATGATAACTCTGTTCGTCATATGGATAGTCTTCTGGAAGAAGTATATGCCTATCTCAAAAAAGAAGGTTTCTTAGAAAATACTGTAGTGATCTTTACCTCAGATCATGGTGAATCTCTTTTCGAGCACGATTATCTAGGACATATAGATAGCAATTACGTGGAAACAGTTGCTATCCCGATGTTGTTATACATTCCGAATTCTCTAAAAGAATCAGTAAACTTACAAGCTCTTAGAAGGAACACAGATAGGCCAGTTGCAAACACGGATCTAATTCCTACGTTCATAGATATTTTAAATCTGGAAAATAATTCCGCGATTAAAAAATATTCTGCAAATCTGGAAGGTAAATCTTTGCTCAAAGATATTTACGGAGATCGCAGGATCATCATAACCAATAATAACGAGATATCTTTATACAAAGTTGGGATCAGTTATATTAAGGGAAATTATCATTATATAATGAATCTGAACTCTAATCCTTCCAAAGAACGTCTATTTGATCTTTCTAAAGATCCGAAAGAGTTAAAAGATCTTTGGGCAGAAGTAAGTGAAGAGAGTAAGATCCATTTCAGAGAAGTAGTAAAAGACTGCAGTATTTGTGTGGAATTATTCACATCCCAAGGTTTAGAGTATCTGACTTCGGAAGAAGATCTGGAAACTGCTGAGCTAAAAAGAAGTTCTACTAAACCTGCTGCTTTTTAA
- the cysD gene encoding sulfate adenylyltransferase subunit CysD has protein sequence MTTRTRLSHLQQLEAESIYILREVAAQFERPALLFSGGKDSITLVHLALKAFRPGKFPFPLVHIDTGHNFPEALQFRDDLANRIGEKLIVRYVQDSIDQGKAVEEKGKFPSRNAIQTVTLLDTIEEFKFDACIGGARRDEEKARAKERVFSVRDEFGSWDPKLQRPELWNIYNGKIHVGENVRVFPISNWTELDVWEYIKSENIPLPSLYFSHRRQIVWRENVVFPVSEFVTLDSSDKVEEKTVRFRTVGDMTCTAAVESEANSLDDIIREIQTSRTTERGSRLDDKRSEAAMEERKRGGYF, from the coding sequence ATGACGACTAGAACTCGATTGTCGCATCTCCAACAACTAGAGGCGGAATCCATTTATATACTTAGGGAAGTTGCCGCCCAATTCGAGAGACCTGCGCTTTTATTTTCAGGGGGGAAGGACTCGATCACTTTAGTCCATCTTGCACTGAAAGCATTCCGTCCTGGAAAATTCCCATTTCCTTTGGTACATATTGATACCGGACATAACTTTCCTGAAGCATTACAATTTCGTGATGATCTTGCGAATCGTATCGGAGAAAAACTGATCGTTAGATACGTTCAGGATTCTATAGACCAAGGAAAAGCTGTAGAGGAAAAAGGGAAATTCCCAAGCAGGAACGCGATCCAAACGGTTACATTATTAGATACTATCGAAGAATTCAAATTTGACGCTTGTATAGGCGGTGCAAGAAGGGACGAAGAAAAAGCCCGTGCTAAAGAGAGAGTATTCTCCGTACGTGACGAATTCGGAAGTTGGGATCCTAAACTACAAAGACCGGAACTTTGGAATATTTATAACGGAAAGATCCATGTAGGAGAGAACGTAAGGGTTTTCCCTATCAGTAACTGGACCGAACTGGATGTTTGGGAATACATTAAATCTGAAAATATCCCGCTTCCTTCATTATATTTTTCTCATAGAAGACAGATCGTCTGGAGAGAGAATGTAGTATTCCCTGTTTCAGAATTTGTTACTTTAGATTCTTCCGATAAGGTAGAAGAGAAAACTGTACGTTTTAGAACAGTCGGCGATATGACTTGTACAGCCGCAGTTGAGTCTGAAGCAAATTCCTTAGATGATATTATTCGTGAGATCCAAACTTCTAGAACTACGGAAAGAGGATCTAGATTGGACGATAAACGTTCCGAAGCTGCGATGGAAGAACGTAAAAGAGGCGGTTACTTCTGA
- a CDS encoding phosphoadenylyl-sulfate reductase, with protein sequence MSPSDLEAKLKGLSLEDSLAKISQEFPGQAVFSTSFGLEDQVITHAIYSQNLEIRIFTLDTGRLFTETYELHKRTNGMYGKRIQTFFPDAQAVEDLINEKGPDSFYDSIENRKECCHIRKVVPLNRALEGAKIWITGIRNDQSGSRENLTKVELDTGRDILKFHPILDWSWENVQQYVQDKHIPYNPLHDKGYPSIGCAPCTRAIMAGEDFRAGRWWWENESTKECGLHWVDGKLVRKKGSEV encoded by the coding sequence ATGAGTCCATCCGATCTGGAAGCAAAATTAAAAGGTCTGAGCTTAGAAGATTCTTTGGCAAAAATCTCCCAAGAATTTCCGGGGCAAGCAGTGTTCTCGACCAGCTTCGGTTTGGAAGATCAGGTAATCACTCACGCAATTTATTCCCAAAATTTGGAAATTCGTATCTTTACTTTGGATACAGGTAGGTTATTCACCGAAACTTACGAACTTCATAAACGTACGAATGGAATGTATGGCAAACGTATCCAAACATTCTTTCCGGATGCGCAAGCGGTAGAAGATCTGATCAATGAGAAGGGCCCTGATTCCTTCTATGATTCTATAGAAAATAGAAAAGAATGTTGTCATATTCGCAAAGTTGTCCCTTTGAACAGAGCTTTAGAGGGAGCTAAAATTTGGATTACCGGAATTCGTAACGATCAATCCGGTTCCAGAGAAAATTTGACCAAAGTGGAGTTGGATACTGGAAGGGATATTTTGAAATTCCATCCTATTCTGGATTGGTCTTGGGAGAACGTACAACAGTACGTCCAAGATAAACATATTCCATACAATCCTCTCCATGATAAAGGATATCCCAGTATCGGATGCGCTCCTTGTACAAGAGCGATCATGGCAGGCGAAGATTTTAGAGCCGGCCGTTGGTGGTGGGAGAATGAATCCACGAAAGAATGCGGACTGCATTGGGTGGATGGAAAACTGGTAAGAAAAAAAGGATCAGAAGTATGA
- a CDS encoding lysophospholipid acyltransferase family protein, producing the protein MVNPKPRSERQKVKKFLQYVSARILVGILSIFPYVLRGKILFSIIRFLAKTTGATKKRIERHIRTAFPKISESEIQEYIFHNLRNLSHMANEFCEEPRMNKKFIDKWVTFLPDKETHTRLFEKGGILVLGHLGNWETMGVSICYTAPKNDLYVFAKRQSNPWSNAWIEKNRASQRIKLVYTDESPRKALTLLKQGKLVAFISDQDAGKTGSFFPFLGNMASTFLGPATFSRMTDVPILFCSSWYDETGKLYFHVEEFERPDLDPRKDPELWEREFTYKWVKRLEEEVYKHPGDYFWLHRRWHTKPENKEELEKFWEGFKSSSERSKV; encoded by the coding sequence ATGGTGAATCCTAAACCAAGAAGCGAAAGACAAAAAGTCAAAAAATTCCTACAGTACGTATCCGCAAGAATATTGGTAGGTATCCTTTCTATTTTCCCTTATGTTCTTAGGGGAAAGATCCTATTTAGTATCATTCGATTCCTGGCCAAAACGACAGGTGCCACTAAAAAGAGGATCGAAAGACATATACGAACTGCATTTCCAAAAATATCCGAATCTGAGATCCAAGAATACATTTTTCATAATCTCAGAAATCTTTCTCATATGGCTAATGAGTTCTGTGAAGAACCCAGAATGAATAAAAAATTCATAGATAAATGGGTGACCTTCTTACCGGATAAAGAAACTCATACTCGATTATTTGAAAAGGGTGGGATCTTAGTTTTAGGTCATTTGGGTAACTGGGAGACCATGGGGGTTTCCATTTGTTATACAGCTCCTAAAAATGATCTGTATGTATTTGCAAAAAGACAATCCAATCCTTGGTCAAACGCTTGGATCGAAAAGAACAGAGCTTCTCAAAGAATTAAATTAGTCTACACGGATGAAAGTCCAAGAAAGGCACTGACTTTATTGAAACAAGGAAAGTTAGTCGCTTTTATCTCAGATCAGGACGCAGGAAAAACAGGATCGTTCTTTCCTTTTTTAGGGAATATGGCTTCTACTTTCTTGGGCCCTGCAACATTTTCTAGAATGACTGATGTTCCCATCTTATTCTGCAGCAGTTGGTACGATGAGACTGGAAAATTATATTTTCATGTAGAAGAATTCGAAAGACCAGATCTGGATCCTAGAAAGGACCCGGAATTATGGGAGAGAGAATTTACTTACAAGTGGGTAAAACGTTTGGAAGAAGAAGTCTACAAACACCCTGGAGACTATTTCTGGCTGCATAGACGTTGGCATACCAAACCGGAAAATAAAGAAGAATTAGAAAAGTTTTGGGAAGGATTTAAATCATCTTCCGAAAGATCTAAGGTTTAA